The Periplaneta americana isolate PAMFEO1 chromosome 2, P.americana_PAMFEO1_priV1, whole genome shotgun sequence genome has a window encoding:
- the LOC138694915 gene encoding uncharacterized protein yields the protein MGFRRILLTSFSILLIYSGTAFSAPTNATIAEDATTEESHTENIDVEVYDDEQPVAVAIVEPYGYNIVDSAVLYGGTGSPDSTEEPSPLSIYDHVPNNTIIVHLMRNGTSDIIATKVFAPIADKLRKDGFKAIEIYSDSFYGLAVLVRVINKLENRSIIIQLTDVDGNSLSPAIYLYKSNGSEIPIVIPLEYHGPPVPIIVQGYDANTGKIEGQIVLVPDGDDDDDDDDDDDDDNDEDGDDDGADKDGEKGGDGGDEES from the exons GCACAGCATTTTCTGCACCTACAAATGCCACGATAGCG GAAGATGCCACCACTGAGGAAAGCCATACTGAGAACATTGACGTCGAAGTCTACGACGACGAACAACCCGTGGCAGTCGCCATCGTTGAGCCATATGGTTATAACATCGTCGACTCTGCCGTTCTTTACGGAGGCACAGGCAGTCCCGACAGTACTGAGGAGCCGTCTCCTTTGTCCATTTACGACCATGTTCCGAATAACACGATAATCGTTCACCTTATGAGAAACGGAACTTCAGACATCATAGCAACTAAGGTGTTCGCTCCTATAGCAGACAAACTCAGGAAAGACGGGTTTAAGGCTATCGAAATTTACTCGGACTCTTTTTATGGGTTAGCGGTTCTCGTCCGAGTGATAAATAAACTTGAAAATAGATCTATCATCATTCAACTTACTGACGTAGATGGGAACTCGTTAAGTCCTGCAATCTATCTCTATAAAAGTAATGGAAGTGAGATTCCGATAGTCATCCCACTCGAATACCATGGCCCCCCAGTTCCTATTATCGTTCAGGGGTATGATGCAAATACTGGAAAAATTGAAGGTCAGATAGTCCTTGTTCCCGAtggtgacgatgacgatgatgatgatgatgacgacgacgacgacaatgaTGAAGATGGAGATGATGACGGTGCAGATAAAGATGGAGAAAAAGGTGGAGATGGTGGCGATGAAGAAAGTTAA
- the Tssk gene encoding testis-specific serine/threonine-protein kinase 3, with amino-acid sequence MATRLSPRNSEVNALEQRGYIIGKKIGQGSYATVHLADYVDGNTPKKMRLACKIFDKEKAPRDFLDKFFPRELEILTKIENPHIIQVHSILQRGPRVFIFMRYADNGDLLDFVKRNGVVPEQQSKLWFRQMASGLQYLHSKNIAHRDLKCENILLSRRFNVKLADFGFARFCIDCDGRRVLSQTYCGSAAYAAPEVVSGTPYNPKLADVWSLGIILFIMLNASMPFDDSNLRKLLKDQMSRNWVFRSRVKESVTPIAKSIVRHILEPDITLRLTLDRVLAHEWVRTRKDKTVSLMGRLVHSAPSHPPGQVSLSPTGETGHLTATGECVNITSNNNDEGNSSLKIPNELKRTDINNNETLLTVEHTLT; translated from the coding sequence ATGGCGACACGATTGAGTCCACGCAACTCAGAGGTAAATGCCTTGGAACAAAGGGGCTACATAATTGGCAAGAAGATCGGGCAGGGGTCGTATGCAACTGTGCACCTTGCCGACTATGTGGATGGCAATACTCCGAAGAAGATGCGCCTCGCATGCAAAATATTCGACAAGGAAAAAGCACCACGGGACTTTCTCGACAAATTCTTCCCGAGAGAGCTCGAGATACTGACAAAGATCGAGAACCCACACATCATCCAGGTTCACAGTATCCTTCAGAGAGGACCTCGTGTCTTCATCTTCATGCGATATGCAGACAATGGTGATCTTCTGGACTTCGTGAAGCGCAATGGAGTGGTGCCGGAACAGCAGTCCAAGCTGTGGTTCCGCCAGATGGCGAGTGGGCTGCAGTATCTGCATAGCAAGAACATTGCACACCGCGATCTAAAGTGTGAGAACATCCTTCTATCCCGCCGTTTTAACGTCAAGTTGGCAGACTTCGGCTTTGCTCGTTTCTGCATTGACTGCGATGGACGGCGCGTACTCAGCCAAACATACTGCGGGTCTGCCGCCTACGCAGCCCCGGAAGTAGTGAGTGGCACTCCCTACAACCCGAAACTCGCAGATGTCTGGTCCTTGGGCATTATCTTATTCATAATGCTCAATGCATCGATGCCGTTCGATGACTCTAATTTGAGAAAACTTCTCAAGGACCAGATGTCGAGGAACTGGGTGTTTCGCTCCAGAGTGAAGGAGTCTGTGACTCCAATTGCAAAATCCATAGTACGGCACATCTTGGAGCCCGACATAACTCTGCGACTGACTCTGGACAGGGTATTGGCACATGAGTGGGTGAGAACAAGAAAAGACAAGACTGTGTCCTTGATGGGCCGCCTTGTACATTCTGCACCATCCCATCCTCCTGGACAGGTCTCGCTGTCCCCAACAGGGGAAACAGGCCATCTCACTGCTACTGGAGAATGTGTGAACATCACATCCAACAACAATGATGAAGGAAATTCATCACTTAAGATACCTAATGAATTAAAAAGAACTGATATAAACAACAACGAAACACTCTTAACTGTAGAACACACATTaacataa